The proteins below are encoded in one region of Brachyspira intermedia PWS/A:
- the nhaC gene encoding Na+/H+ antiporter NhaC, which produces MNIKKINTFWKLFPLLFILITVLIFTVKYGVPIEFLLTIGTLIACIIAHFAGYKWKDMEEAFIKKIVDTWLGVLIFILIGIVVGSWVYSGTVPMLIYYGIKLIHPSFIPLMAFIITSFLSIFTGTSWGSASTAGVAFIGIAQATNTPLPLVAGAVISGAYLGDKNSPISDTTVLAALGAGTTLQNHIKTMLVNTIPSAILAAIVFTILGFNASPINSDILNLKEASEILTSLENIYNFNIFLLIPPIFVLIASVKGVNPVITMFIGSLIAIILGAIFQNFGFINAMKSFVTGFNISMSPTVNPESIPQNLHTLLNRGGMISTMPSVLFLILALTYGAMLQLIGTLNTLIELLVKIVRGARSLIFVTWFTTFTINSALSSLQFTFLTLGDVLKTVYDKYNVNRGVLSRTMEEGGTLTEVLLPWTVTGVYMTSILGVHTLQYMPYSFFNLISIGISFIYMLTLPKFAVQINKDILKN; this is translated from the coding sequence ATGAATATAAAAAAAATCAATACATTTTGGAAATTATTTCCTCTATTATTCATACTTATAACTGTTTTAATCTTCACTGTAAAATACGGAGTTCCTATAGAGTTTTTGCTTACAATAGGCACATTGATAGCCTGTATAATAGCACATTTTGCAGGTTATAAATGGAAAGATATGGAAGAAGCCTTCATAAAAAAGATAGTAGATACTTGGCTTGGTGTACTGATATTTATATTAATAGGTATAGTAGTTGGTTCTTGGGTATATTCGGGAACTGTACCTATGCTTATATACTATGGTATTAAATTAATTCACCCTTCATTCATACCTTTAATGGCATTTATTATAACATCTTTTCTATCTATATTTACAGGTACTTCTTGGGGTTCTGCTTCTACTGCAGGAGTGGCATTCATAGGAATTGCACAGGCTACAAATACACCTTTGCCATTGGTTGCTGGTGCTGTTATAAGCGGTGCATATCTTGGTGATAAAAACTCCCCTATATCGGATACAACTGTTTTGGCTGCTCTTGGTGCTGGAACTACTTTACAAAATCATATAAAAACTATGCTTGTAAACACTATACCATCTGCAATATTAGCGGCTATTGTTTTTACTATATTAGGTTTTAATGCCTCCCCTATTAATTCAGATATTCTAAATTTAAAAGAAGCAAGCGAAATATTAACTTCATTAGAAAATATATACAATTTCAATATATTTTTGCTTATTCCTCCAATATTTGTACTTATTGCAAGTGTAAAAGGTGTTAATCCTGTAATAACTATGTTCATTGGAAGTTTAATTGCTATAATATTAGGAGCAATATTCCAAAACTTTGGGTTTATTAATGCTATGAAATCATTTGTAACAGGTTTTAATATTTCTATGTCGCCTACAGTTAATCCTGAAAGCATACCTCAAAATCTTCATACATTACTAAACAGAGGCGGAATGATAAGCACTATGCCTAGTGTATTATTTTTGATACTTGCTCTTACTTACGGAGCCATGCTTCAGTTAATAGGTACTTTAAATACTTTAATAGAATTATTAGTAAAAATAGTAAGAGGCGCCAGAAGTTTAATATTTGTAACTTGGTTTACAACATTCACTATAAATTCAGCATTAAGCAGTTTACAATTTACTTTCTTAACTTTAGGTGATGTACTAAAAACAGTATACGATAAATACAATGTTAATAGAGGCGTACTTTCAAGAACTATGGAAGAAGGCGGAACTCTTACAGAGGTTTTACTGCCTTGGACTGTTACAGGAGTTTATATGACTTCTATACTTGGAGTGCATACTTTACAGTACATGCCTTATTCATTTTTTAATTTAATTAGTATAGGAATTTCATTTATTTATATGCTTACTTTACCCAAATTTGCTGTACAAATAAATAAAGATATTTTAAAGAATTGA
- a CDS encoding AAA family ATPase — MSEKNKYPKLYVKNFAKIKEAEIELAPFTLFVGDNNSGKSYLASLVWYISSVMFFWDYKQSLNFQNYHYLYNLANEIFSNNKTDVTEVKISNEVIDECMNVANDVISHNKVAIFENIFAYKNIIAEEIYISYTNYDININMKYHKSVSFNKSNDNIIYFYHNNMYFPGNASNSIDSIITLLCMRILEGIMSREYNNTLFLPISRTGFLLFKDLIINKSLNSYFSNNYYSNVNDKLELTLPIRDFFFKLSYLNFNENISKKNIVDLLENKIINGKIYLDNMPSPKVHYKSNNSDIDLKMHVSSAVITEIATLILFLKYSKHNEDIIMEEPEISLHPELQQQLTRVFIKLINKGIHILITTHSDTIVQHINNMIKLNSNDEERKKYLMNKYGYDEDDLISEDMVRMYQFDIEEDGFTKVTKLESSEYGFEVPTFNKVLKKISDEIYDFQEEL, encoded by the coding sequence ATGTCAGAAAAAAATAAATACCCTAAACTATATGTTAAAAATTTCGCTAAAATTAAAGAGGCAGAAATAGAATTAGCTCCTTTCACACTTTTTGTAGGCGACAACAACAGCGGGAAAAGTTATTTAGCTAGTTTAGTTTGGTATATTTCTAGTGTAATGTTTTTCTGGGATTATAAACAATCTTTGAATTTTCAAAATTATCATTATTTATATAATTTGGCAAATGAAATATTTTCTAATAATAAAACTGATGTTACAGAAGTAAAGATATCTAATGAAGTTATAGATGAATGTATGAATGTAGCAAATGATGTGATATCTCATAATAAGGTTGCTATTTTTGAAAATATATTTGCTTATAAAAACATTATTGCTGAAGAAATATATATATCTTATACAAATTATGATATAAATATTAATATGAAATATCATAAGAGTGTTTCATTTAATAAATCCAATGATAATATTATTTATTTTTATCATAATAATATGTATTTTCCAGGAAATGCTAGTAATAGTATAGATAGCATTATTACATTATTATGTATGAGAATATTGGAGGGTATTATGTCAAGAGAATATAATAATACTCTTTTTTTACCTATATCAAGAACAGGTTTTTTATTATTTAAAGATTTAATAATAAATAAATCGTTAAACAGTTATTTCAGTAATAATTATTATTCTAATGTTAATGATAAATTAGAATTAACATTACCTATAAGAGATTTTTTCTTTAAATTATCATATTTAAATTTTAATGAGAATATTAGTAAAAAAAACATTGTTGATTTATTAGAAAATAAAATTATAAATGGTAAGATATATTTGGATAATATGCCTTCTCCCAAAGTGCACTATAAAAGCAATAATTCAGATATTGATTTAAAAATGCATGTAAGTTCTGCAGTAATTACTGAAATTGCCACTTTAATACTATTTTTAAAATATAGTAAACATAATGAAGATATAATAATGGAAGAACCAGAAATTTCTTTACATCCAGAACTGCAGCAGCAATTAACAAGAGTTTTTATTAAATTGATTAATAAAGGTATCCATATCTTAATTACAACTCACAGCGACACTATTGTTCAGCATATAAATAATATGATTAAATTAAATTCAAATGATGAAGAAAGAAAAAAATATTTGATGAATAAATACGGCTATGATGAAGATGATTTGATTTCAGAAGATATGGTTAGAATGTATCAGTTTGATATTGAGGAAGATGGATTTACAAAAGTTACAAAATTAGAAAGTTCAGAGTATGGTTTTGAAGTTCCTACTTTCAATAAAGTACTAAAAAAAATATCAGATGAAATATATGATTTTCAGGAAGAATTATAA
- a CDS encoding DUF2905 domain-containing protein, with amino-acid sequence MNIQIAKLFIVIGIISIIIGILFLFNIKIPFGKLPGDIMIKKENFTFSFPLLSCIIISVLLSFIMWLLSRFK; translated from the coding sequence ATGAATATTCAAATTGCTAAACTTTTTATAGTTATTGGTATAATATCAATAATCATTGGCATACTATTTTTATTTAATATAAAAATCCCTTTCGGCAAACTTCCGGGTGATATAATGATAAAAAAAGAGAATTTTACTTTTTCATTTCCTTTGCTGAGCTGTATTATAATCAGTGTATTATTATCTTTTATAATGTGGCTGCTATCTAGATTTAAATAA
- a CDS encoding potassium channel family protein: protein MLQYAVIGVGTLGKALINRLMTKPSIEVFAIDNDINEIEAIKNNVTQAMRLDSTQKEALEAIEINKFDAVILTIGEDMMTSILTALLLKELNVKNIIARYSNEKHRAILSMIGITHLVSPEESMGVHIAEQLEVGDTLLLYDLTEYHSIVEFPVHGGLAGKNLKELDLRKKYKINVVAIKKETVGILGEKKVIVDCTPDPDVPMVEGDILVIAGHDKDIEKMYKKMAE, encoded by the coding sequence ATGCTTCAGTATGCTGTTATAGGAGTCGGCACTTTAGGCAAGGCATTAATTAATAGACTTATGACAAAACCTTCTATAGAGGTATTTGCTATAGATAATGATATAAACGAAATAGAAGCTATAAAAAATAATGTAACTCAGGCTATGCGTTTGGACTCTACTCAAAAAGAGGCATTGGAAGCTATTGAGATTAATAAATTTGATGCTGTTATACTTACAATAGGTGAAGATATGATGACAAGCATATTAACAGCATTACTTTTAAAAGAGCTTAATGTAAAAAATATTATAGCAAGATACTCTAATGAAAAGCATAGAGCCATATTAAGTATGATAGGAATAACGCATCTAGTAAGCCCTGAAGAGTCTATGGGAGTGCATATTGCAGAACAGCTTGAAGTAGGTGATACGCTTCTTCTTTATGATCTTACTGAATATCACTCTATAGTAGAATTCCCTGTTCATGGCGGACTTGCCGGTAAAAATTTAAAAGAACTTGATTTGAGAAAGAAATACAAAATCAATGTTGTTGCCATAAAGAAAGAAACTGTAGGAATATTGGGAGAGAAAAAAGTTATTGTGGATTGTACCCCTGATCCTGATGTGCCTATGGTTGAAGGCGATATACTTGTAATTGCAGGTCATGATAAAGATATAGAAAAAATGTATAAAAAAATGGCTGAATAG
- a CDS encoding ankyrin repeat domain-containing protein has product MRFILCTFLLLILLSCTQKSNVNVDENTQSNETSMEGVNIVQDLSIEDAIAEYEESPCIDIIKNLISSGNINNTLTETTNIVNAEDTEYDLSVTFDEGTTALMIASYYGYADLVNALIQNNADANIKNKRNYTALLYATDIWSRQGIGIYDSNFNVVELLVIAKADVNAVNNYGWTPLFFAADNSNSDVVAFLVDNGANINAVSDEGITPLLLANDVETVKILSKTVNINKPNLAGITPLISFAGREISIEAISILLENGADVNMVDKDGETALSYAVENGNFDAALMLLENNANPNLAKKKAKDLANIARELGDEEVASILDKY; this is encoded by the coding sequence ATGAGATTTATTTTATGCACATTTTTATTATTGATACTATTATCATGCACTCAAAAGTCTAATGTAAATGTTGATGAAAATACTCAAAGTAATGAAACATCTATGGAAGGTGTAAATATAGTTCAGGATTTATCCATAGAAGATGCTATAGCAGAATATGAAGAAAGTCCTTGTATAGATATAATAAAAAATCTTATTAGTTCAGGCAATATAAATAATACTTTAACAGAAACTACGAATATAGTAAATGCAGAAGATACAGAATATGATCTTAGTGTAACTTTTGATGAAGGTACTACAGCTTTAATGATAGCTTCATATTATGGATATGCTGATTTAGTAAATGCACTTATACAAAATAATGCTGATGCTAATATAAAAAACAAAAGAAATTATACAGCACTTTTATATGCTACTGATATATGGTCTAGACAAGGTATAGGAATATATGATAGTAATTTCAATGTAGTAGAGCTTTTGGTAATTGCTAAAGCAGATGTTAATGCTGTTAATAATTATGGATGGACTCCTTTATTCTTTGCTGCTGATAATTCTAATTCTGATGTAGTGGCATTTTTAGTTGATAATGGTGCTAATATTAATGCTGTGTCTGATGAAGGAATAACACCTCTTTTATTAGCAAATGATGTTGAAACAGTTAAAATATTATCTAAAACAGTTAATATTAATAAGCCTAATTTAGCTGGAATAACACCTTTAATATCTTTCGCTGGAAGAGAAATATCTATAGAGGCTATTAGTATTTTACTTGAGAATGGCGCTGATGTGAATATGGTAGATAAAGACGGAGAAACAGCTCTATCTTATGCTGTTGAAAATGGTAATTTTGATGCAGCTTTAATGTTACTTGAAAATAATGCTAATCCTAATCTTGCCAAGAAAAAAGCTAAAGATTTGGCAAATATAGCTAGAGAATTAGGAGATGAAGAAGTAGCTTCTATATTGGATAAATATTAA
- a CDS encoding GNAT family N-acetyltransferase — MLNTQRLIIRKFNIDDAEALFSILSDEEVNKYLPWFPFQSLEETKIHLQKFYLDTNDNHNFYRYAVCLKEDNVPIGYVHLENNNDNNDFGYGLKKEYWNMGIITEASRRVIEELKKDNIKYITATHDINNIASGEVMKKIGMHYQYSYEELCQPKNIKVIFRMYQLNLDDYNKRVYKGYWNKYTNHFVENIL, encoded by the coding sequence ATGTTAAATACACAAAGACTTATAATAAGAAAATTTAATATCGATGATGCTGAAGCTTTATTTAGTATATTATCTGATGAAGAAGTCAATAAATACCTTCCATGGTTTCCTTTTCAAAGTTTAGAAGAAACTAAAATACATTTACAAAAATTTTATTTAGATACAAATGATAATCATAATTTTTATAGATATGCAGTATGTTTAAAAGAAGATAATGTACCTATAGGTTATGTGCATCTTGAAAACAATAATGACAATAATGATTTTGGATATGGACTTAAAAAAGAATATTGGAACATGGGAATAATCACAGAGGCTTCAAGAAGAGTTATAGAAGAATTAAAGAAAGATAATATAAAATATATAACAGCTACTCATGATATAAATAATATTGCAAGCGGTGAAGTAATGAAAAAAATAGGAATGCATTATCAATATAGCTATGAGGAATTATGTCAGCCCAAAAATATAAAAGTTATATTTAGAATGTATCAGTTAAATTTAGATGATTATAATAAAAGAGTTTATAAAGGCTACTGGAATAAATATACAAATCATTTTGTAGAAAATATATTGTAA
- the sdaAA gene encoding L-serine ammonia-lyase, iron-sulfur-dependent, subunit alpha, producing the protein MKISDIVIDIEAQSQKTDRQTVINNMTSYYDIMKEAVVNGKKDKFNFVTGLQNECVEIVENFYKSKKSILGETIGEVVTAAMAVSGYNACMGKIIAAPTAGSCGVMPAVLTVCENRGYKKEDVVKSMFTAAGLADIIAQIATFAGAEGGCMAECGSAAGMAASACAEIMGATPQQCADAFALTISAMLGLICDPIAGFVEVPCMGKNVMAAVHAMVSAEMACAGFRSVIPADEVVSAMKEVGDGMDERFKETSQGGLANTPTGRAIAEKLLGKINK; encoded by the coding sequence GTGAAAATAAGCGATATAGTAATAGATATAGAGGCTCAGTCTCAGAAAACAGATAGGCAAACTGTTATTAATAATATGACTTCTTATTATGATATAATGAAAGAAGCTGTTGTGAATGGTAAAAAGGATAAATTCAATTTTGTAACAGGTTTGCAAAATGAATGTGTTGAGATAGTAGAGAATTTTTATAAATCTAAGAAAAGCATATTAGGTGAAACAATAGGTGAGGTTGTAACTGCTGCAATGGCCGTAAGCGGTTATAATGCTTGTATGGGTAAAATAATAGCTGCTCCTACTGCAGGAAGCTGCGGTGTAATGCCTGCGGTACTTACAGTATGTGAGAACAGAGGATATAAAAAAGAGGATGTAGTAAAATCAATGTTTACAGCTGCTGGATTAGCTGACATTATAGCACAGATAGCAACATTTGCAGGTGCTGAAGGCGGATGTATGGCTGAATGCGGTTCTGCTGCAGGTATGGCGGCCAGTGCTTGTGCTGAGATTATGGGTGCTACTCCTCAGCAATGTGCGGATGCTTTTGCTCTTACTATATCGGCTATGCTTGGGCTTATATGCGATCCTATTGCTGGATTCGTTGAAGTGCCTTGTATGGGTAAAAATGTTATGGCTGCTGTTCATGCTATGGTTTCTGCTGAGATGGCTTGTGCTGGATTTAGAAGCGTTATACCAGCTGATGAGGTTGTATCTGCTATGAAAGAAGTTGGCGATGGAATGGATGAAAGATTTAAAGAAACTTCTCAAGGCGGACTTGCCAATACTCCTACTGGACGTGCTATTGCTGAAAAGCTTTTAGGAAAAATAAATAAATAA
- the sdaAB gene encoding L-serine ammonia-lyase, iron-sulfur-dependent subunit beta — MAGLFDIIGPVMIGPSSSHTAGACRIGKLAKKILGEDVKEAKIYLHGSFALTWKGHGTDKAILAGLLGFETDDPRLRDSYSFAEKANLKYEFIPTKLREAFHPNTVYIEAKGETNEIDILASSIGGGLIVLDKVNGIEVHYKGDFPTIAIVNKDVPGIIAKVTSIIFEKGINIENMNVTPQFEGPNRGYAIIVIGMTDVISKDIEEKIRKIENIRDFVFLDKLY; from the coding sequence ATGGCTGGATTATTTGATATAATAGGTCCTGTAATGATAGGGCCTTCAAGTTCTCATACAGCTGGAGCTTGCCGTATTGGGAAACTTGCTAAGAAGATTTTGGGCGAAGATGTAAAAGAGGCAAAAATATATTTGCATGGTTCTTTTGCTTTAACTTGGAAAGGTCATGGAACTGATAAGGCTATTTTGGCAGGACTTTTAGGTTTTGAAACTGATGACCCTAGACTTAGAGATAGCTACAGTTTTGCTGAAAAGGCTAATCTTAAATATGAGTTTATTCCTACAAAATTAAGAGAGGCTTTTCACCCTAATACTGTATATATTGAAGCTAAAGGCGAAACTAATGAGATTGATATATTAGCTTCTTCTATAGGAGGAGGATTGATAGTTTTGGATAAAGTTAATGGTATAGAAGTGCATTATAAAGGAGATTTCCCTACTATTGCTATAGTTAATAAAGATGTTCCTGGTATTATAGCTAAAGTTACTTCTATTATATTTGAAAAAGGAATAAATATTGAAAATATGAATGTAACTCCTCAATTTGAAGGTCCTAATAGAGGATATGCTATTATTGTTATTGGTATGACTGATGTTATATCAAAAGATATAGAGGAAAAAATAAGAAAAATTGAAAATATAAGGGACTTTGTATTTTTAGATAAGTTATATTAA
- a CDS encoding tetratricopeptide repeat protein — MKRIFFIFGILILTCLSIYAQGQSLNTPNRTADTVRTMEMDTNTYESLFSGKLEPAWVYIGEAKRAIHNGDIPYALYIMNKTLMYYPDNADAHYFLGLIYEKEAGNPAEQGGAASYHLAIEEYKRAINLATNLTIPAYKLDAYFSLLYIYEKLIDENNYAAVEKEIITMAENTYKNYEKGRIYFKLAEHYGSKNRGTSAVDYYRQAYINGYRQKLSLFRMSLIYRRMRNYVLEKETLMLAVKYDFDNVEPSNFDVQKAIVQRLEALKNVRIPKKLN, encoded by the coding sequence ATGAAACGTATATTTTTTATATTTGGTATATTAATATTGACTTGTTTATCAATATATGCTCAGGGACAATCCCTTAATACTCCTAATAGGACAGCAGATACTGTTAGAACTATGGAGATGGACACAAATACCTACGAATCATTATTCAGCGGTAAATTGGAACCTGCTTGGGTATATATAGGAGAGGCAAAAAGAGCAATACATAACGGCGATATTCCTTATGCTTTATATATAATGAATAAAACTTTGATGTATTATCCTGATAATGCAGATGCTCATTATTTTTTAGGTTTAATATATGAAAAAGAAGCCGGCAATCCAGCAGAACAGGGAGGAGCTGCTTCTTATCATTTGGCTATAGAAGAATATAAAAGGGCTATAAATTTGGCTACTAATCTTACAATACCAGCATATAAATTGGATGCATATTTCAGTCTTTTATATATATATGAAAAATTGATAGATGAAAATAATTATGCTGCTGTAGAAAAAGAAATCATTACTATGGCTGAAAATACTTATAAAAATTATGAAAAAGGAAGAATCTATTTTAAATTGGCAGAACATTATGGAAGTAAGAATAGAGGTACTTCGGCTGTAGATTATTACAGACAGGCATATATTAACGGATACAGACAAAAATTATCTCTTTTTAGAATGTCTTTAATATATAGAAGAATGCGTAATTATGTTCTAGAAAAAGAAACTTTAATGCTTGCTGTTAAATATGATTTTGATAATGTTGAGCCTAGTAATTTTGATGTTCAAAAGGCTATAGTTCAAAGATTAGAGGCATTAAAGAATGTACGAATACCTAAGAAATTAAATTAA
- a CDS encoding glycoside hydrolase family 35 protein, with protein sequence MAVFEVKEDFILNGKPIKLLSGAIHYFRFVEEYWEDCLYNLKAAGFNTVETYIPWNIHEIDEGVFDFSGNKDIASFIKLAQKMDLLVILRPTPYICAEWEFGGLPAWLLRYDNMKVRTNTELFLSKVDAYYKELFKQIADLQITRNGPVIMMQIENEYGSFGNDKEYLKALKNLMVKHGAEVPLFTSDGAWDAVLEAGTLVDDGILATVNFGSQAKESFDATEKFFERKGIKNPLMCMEFWDGWFNLWKEPIIKRDADDFIMEVKEIIKRGSINLYMFIGGTNFGFYNGTSVTGYTDFPQITSYDYDAVLTEWGEPTEKFYKLQKLINELFPEIKTFEPRDHKRADFGEAKLKDKTSLFSVIDKISKCQKSDAPITMEKAGRGYGYMLYRTTVKGFDNNMNVRAVGASDRVHFYLNGEYKGVKYQDELIEPIEMHFNNGDNVLELLVENVGRVNYGYKLQECSQVKGIRIGVMADIHFETGWEQYALPLDNIKDVDFSSKWIENTPSFYRYEFDVKEPADTFLDCSKLGKGAAFINGFNLGRYWSEGPVCYLYIPAPLLKTGKNEIIIFETENVFADTIALKDKPIYKEIKK encoded by the coding sequence ATGGCTGTTTTTGAAGTTAAAGAAGATTTTATTTTAAATGGTAAACCTATAAAACTTTTATCAGGAGCTATTCATTATTTTAGATTTGTTGAAGAGTATTGGGAGGATTGTCTTTATAATTTAAAGGCAGCAGGGTTTAATACAGTTGAAACGTATATACCTTGGAATATTCATGAGATAGACGAAGGCGTTTTCGATTTTTCAGGCAATAAAGATATAGCATCTTTTATTAAACTTGCTCAGAAAATGGATTTATTGGTTATATTAAGACCTACTCCTTATATATGTGCTGAATGGGAATTCGGAGGACTTCCTGCTTGGCTTTTAAGATATGATAATATGAAAGTTCGTACTAATACGGAATTATTTTTAAGTAAAGTTGATGCTTATTATAAAGAATTATTTAAACAAATTGCAGATTTACAAATTACTAGAAATGGTCCTGTAATTATGATGCAAATTGAAAATGAATACGGTTCTTTTGGTAATGATAAAGAATATCTTAAAGCTTTAAAAAATCTTATGGTTAAACATGGTGCTGAAGTACCTTTATTTACTTCAGATGGAGCTTGGGATGCTGTTTTAGAAGCTGGAACATTAGTAGATGATGGAATATTAGCTACTGTTAATTTTGGCTCTCAAGCTAAAGAAAGTTTTGATGCTACTGAAAAATTCTTTGAAAGAAAAGGTATAAAAAATCCATTAATGTGTATGGAATTTTGGGATGGTTGGTTTAATCTATGGAAAGAGCCTATAATCAAAAGAGATGCTGACGATTTCATTATGGAAGTAAAAGAAATTATAAAAAGAGGCAGTATAAATTTATATATGTTTATAGGAGGAACAAATTTCGGTTTTTATAATGGTACTTCTGTAACAGGTTATACTGATTTTCCTCAAATTACATCTTATGATTATGATGCAGTTCTTACAGAATGGGGAGAGCCTACAGAGAAATTTTATAAACTTCAGAAACTTATAAATGAATTATTTCCTGAAATAAAAACTTTTGAGCCTAGAGATCATAAAAGAGCAGATTTTGGAGAGGCAAAACTCAAAGATAAAACTTCATTATTTTCAGTAATAGATAAAATATCAAAATGTCAGAAAAGTGATGCCCCTATAACTATGGAAAAAGCAGGCAGAGGATATGGTTATATGCTTTATAGAACTACAGTGAAAGGATTTGACAATAATATGAATGTAAGGGCAGTAGGAGCTTCAGACAGAGTCCATTTTTATTTGAATGGTGAATATAAAGGCGTAAAATATCAAGATGAGCTTATAGAGCCTATTGAAATGCATTTTAATAATGGTGATAATGTATTAGAATTATTGGTTGAAAATGTAGGACGTGTTAATTACGGCTATAAACTTCAGGAATGCAGTCAGGTTAAGGGTATTCGTATAGGAGTTATGGCTGATATACATTTTGAAACTGGCTGGGAGCAGTATGCATTACCACTTGATAATATAAAAGATGTTGATTTCAGCTCAAAATGGATAGAAAATACTCCTTCATTCTACCGTTATGAATTTGATGTTAAAGAGCCAGCAGATACTTTCCTTGATTGTTCCAAACTTGGAAAAGGTGCTGCATTTATAAATGGCTTTAACTTAGGAAGATACTGGAGTGAAGGTCCTGTATGTTACTTATATATACCCGCTCCTCTTTTGAAAACTGGAAAAAATGAAATAATTATATTTGAAACTGAAAATGTATTTGCAGATACTATAGCACTCAAAGATAAGCCAATATATAAAGAAATAAAAAAATAG
- the map gene encoding type I methionyl aminopeptidase: MAIKIKTQAEINLMRESGHILANVFKEVEKIIQPGISTKEIDKFVYDYIRKHNAKPSFKGYGNPPFPGSICSSINNEVIHGIPSKKKILKDGDIIGLDIGVYYKGYHSDRAFTFKVGNVSEEASRLIEVTMQSFFNGVKKIKDGVHLGDVSHAIQKTAEDAGYSLVREFQGHGVGANLHEEPAVPNRGKEGAGPILKTNMVIAIEPMVNMGHHAILIEDDDWTIITRDGSLSAHYEHTVAVKEDGVEILTALEDDEIVKNILLNKLKNSI, encoded by the coding sequence ATGGCTATAAAAATAAAAACACAAGCTGAAATTAATTTAATGCGTGAAAGCGGACATATATTGGCTAATGTATTTAAAGAAGTTGAAAAGATAATTCAGCCGGGAATCTCTACTAAAGAAATAGATAAATTTGTTTATGACTATATAAGAAAACATAATGCTAAACCTTCATTTAAAGGCTATGGTAACCCTCCTTTTCCGGGTTCTATATGTTCTTCTATAAATAATGAAGTAATACATGGAATACCAAGCAAAAAGAAAATTTTAAAAGATGGAGATATAATAGGTCTTGATATAGGCGTATATTATAAAGGATATCATTCAGACAGAGCATTTACTTTCAAAGTAGGAAATGTATCAGAAGAGGCTTCAAGATTGATTGAAGTTACTATGCAGTCATTTTTTAATGGTGTAAAAAAGATAAAAGATGGAGTTCATTTGGGTGATGTTTCTCATGCCATTCAAAAAACCGCTGAAGATGCAGGTTATTCTCTTGTAAGAGAGTTTCAAGGTCATGGAGTAGGTGCTAATTTGCATGAAGAGCCTGCCGTTCCAAATAGAGGAAAAGAAGGAGCAGGACCTATACTTAAAACTAATATGGTTATAGCAATAGAACCTATGGTTAATATGGGACATCATGCAATTCTAATAGAAGATGATGATTGGACTATCATAACTAGGGACGGTTCTCTATCGGCACATTATGAACATACTGTAGCCGTTAAAGAAGATGGTGTTGAAATACTAACCGCTTTGGAAGATGATGAGATAGTAAAAAATATCTTGCTTAATAAATTAAAAAACTCTATTTGA